The Myxococcales bacterium genome includes the window GCCGATTTCCGCCCGGCCACGATCACCGTGCCCGTGCGCGACTTCGCCGGCCGCGTCACCAAGTCGCTGCTGGTGGAAGTGCGGCGAAAGTAACCGCCTACAACCCTCTGACGATCACCTTTTCGGCGTAAGGCTGGGCGCGCAGGGCCAGCGACCGGACCTTGTCGGGCGGGTAGGGTTTGCGCTCCTGGTAGGTTTCCTCGAGCACGACGCGGTTCTGGTACTGCTGGAAGGCCCACAGTTTCGCGCCCTGCAGGATGCGGCCCATCTCGTCGATCGACGCGTCGTCCACCAGCCCCGGCACCACCGTGGTGCGGAACTCGTAGGCGATGCCGCTGCTCTTGATCGTCTCGACGGATTCCTCGATGTGGTGCAGGTTGACCAGCGTTCCCGCCGCCTCGCTGTAGCGCGAGGGCGCGGTTTTCACGTCCATCGCGATATACTGGACGAGGCTTTGTTCGATCAGCCGGGCCAGGATGTCGGGATGGTTGCCGTTGGTGTCGATCTTGATCGGCAGGCCGGTTTCCTTTTGCAGGCGCTCGAGAAAATCGACGATCGCCGGGAAGGCGAGGGGTTCGCCGCCGGTCACCGTGACGCCGTCGAGCATTTTGCGCCGGTTTTGCAGAAAATCCAAAACCTCGCGCCATTCGATTTGCGGCAGTTGCGGATCGATTTTGACCAGGCCGGGGTTTTGACAGAACGGACAGCGGAAATCGCAGCCGGCCACGAAGAGCACGGCGGAAATGTTACCCGGAAAATCGATCAACGACAGCCCTTGGATGCCCGCGATGCGCACGCGTGAAACTCCTCCGGTGATTCGCGCCGCGGCGAATCGCTAGCCGGGTGACCCCGCAATGTGGATGCGACGAACTAAGCGCTCTGCTGGCTGAGCGCGGTGGTGACCGTCGGTGTCTTCGCCGCGAGCGCGGCGTCGAACATTTTACCGGTCAGTTTGAAAGGCAGCCGGTCGGCGTATTCGGCCTGCTTGCCCTTGTTCCATTGCTGGACCGGGCGATAGTAACCGACGACGCGACTGTACACTTCCGTCTTGTGCTTGCAACTCATGTCTCTTCTCTCCTCCTCCCCCGTGACTCCATTGATCGTTCAGCGACGCTTCCGTTTCCCCCAACTTCAGCTCTTCGCTTCAGACCCCCTGGCGGTCCCGAGCGGCCGCCATTTCCAGACCGGCAAGCACTTCCAAAGCCCTGTCAGTAAGGGCATTCGAAATGTTCGCCGGGGATATAACCGTGTTCCGGGCAGATCGTGAACGTCGGGGTGAGCGAGTAGTACGGCAGCCGGTAGTTTTCGGCGATCCGCCGCACCAACTTTTTCACCGCGTCGATGTTGTCGATCTTTTCGCCCACGAAGCCGTGCATCACCGTGCCGCCGGAGTACAGCACCTGGAGGTCGTCCTGGTGCTCGAGGGCCTCGAACAGGTCCTCGGTGTAATTGACCGGCAGGCACGTCGAATTGGTGTAATAGGGTTCTTCCTTGCCCTGGTGGAAGATGTCGGGATACTTCTTGGCGTCGATCCGCGCCAGCCGGTAGGTGGTGCCTTCGCCCGGCGTGGCCTCGAGGTTGTAGAGGTTGCCCGATTCGTCCTGGTAGGCCAGGAGGTTGTCGTTCATGTGGATCAGCGTGCGCGTGGCCAGAGCCTTGCCCTCGGGCGTGGTGATGTCCTTGCCGATGAAGTTGACCAGCGCCTCGTTCATGCCGATCAGCCCGATGGTCGAGAAGTGGTTGTACCAGTAGGAGCCGTGCGAGACCCGCACCGCGTCGAGGTAGTGGCGGGTGTAGGGGTACAGGCCCTGCTCGGTGAAGCGGTCGAGCACCTTGCGCTTGAGCTCGAGGCTTTCCTTCGCCTTTTCCATCAGAAAGTCGATCCGCCCGAACCAGCTCCGCTCGTCGTTGGCCTCGTAGCCGACGCGGGGCAGGTTGATCGTCACCACGCCGATCGAGCCGGTTTGCGGGTGCGCGCCGAACAGGCCGCCGCCGCGCTTGTTGAGGCGCTTGCGCAGTTCGCGCTCGTCCAGCCGCAGCCGGCAGCACATCGACCGCGCGTCCTCGGGCTTCATGTCGGAATTGACGAAATTGGCGAAGTACGGGATGCCGTAACGCCCGGTCATCCGCCAGAGGATGTCGAGGTTCTTGTTTTCCCAGTCGAAGTTGCGGTGAATGTTGTAGGTCGGAATCGGGAAGGTGAAGATGCGGCCCTTGGCGTCGCCGGCCATCATCACCTCGCAGAACGCCCGGTTCAGCACGTCCATCTCTTCCTGGAACTGGCCGTAAGTGTCGCCGGTCAGCTCGCCGCCGAAGGTCACCGCCTCGTCGGCGAGGTTCGGCGGGCACACCAGGTCCATCGTCACGTTGGTGAAGGGCGTCTGGAACCCGACGCGCGTCGGCACGTTCAGGTTGAAGATGAATTCCTGCAGGCACTGCGAAACCTGCTTGTAATCGAGCTGATCGTAGCGGACGAACGGCGCCAGGTAGGTGTCGAAGTTCGCGAAGGCCTGCGCGCCGGCGCTTTCGCCCTGCAGCGTGTAGAAGAAATTGACCACCTGGCCCAGGGCCGTGCGCAGGTGGCGCGGCGGGCCCGATTCGACCTTGCCGTAGACGCCGCCGAAGCCGCGGTAGAGCAGGTCGCGCAGATCCCAGCCGCAGCAGTAGGCGGAGATCTGGCCCAGGTCGTGAATGTGGAAATCGCCGCTCTGGTGCAGGCCGCGGATTTCCTCGGGGTAGATTTTCTTCAGCCAGTATTCGGTGCTGATCTTCGAGCTGATGTGGTTGTTGAGCCCCTGCAGCGAGAAGCTCATATTCGAGTTTTCGTTGATCCGCCAATCGGTCTTTTCGAGGTAGGAGTCGATCACTTCCACCGCGTCGGAGATCATTTTGCGGGCGTCGCGCAACTGCGCGTGCTCGTTGCGGTAGATGATGTAGCGCTTGGCGATGTCGGCCAGATTGTTGTGGATCAGGCGATTTTCGACCAGATCCTGCACGTTTTCGACCGACGGGATGCGCTTGTCCTTGTAAAGCAGCGAAAGCAGATCGACGGTTTCGTCGGCGATCCGCTCCGCCGTCGCCAGATCCTTGCTGCCGTTGGCTTCAAACGCTTTGTAGATCGCTTTGACTATTTTTTTTCGGTCGAACGGAACCACTCGACCGTCGCGTTTGATAATCGAACGAATCATCAGGAGCCCTCCTGGAGCCCTTGAGGATGTTTTTTAAAAAGAGCCGACCCGTTGCTTCGCTGCGCTATTTCCTGGGTGGGTCGCGGTCACTGGATGTCGATTCTACTGGTTGCTTGGCCCACCAAACCCGGTGGTTTTGCCCCGCACAAAAGGCCCGACTTTCAAAGATGAGAACCGGCTTTAAGGTTCTTCGTCTATGATCTGGAATCTAAAGCTAAATCTGTTTTTAAGCAAAACTACCAAGCAAGGATGAATGCTAGGACATCCGCCGCAAATCTGTCAAGGAAAAAATCTAGATGTTGTGGAAAAATTCCGCACACCCCCCTATAAGTAGTATTGTTAAAAAACACGACAATTTCCGCTAAAAACCTTTCTTTTTTCAGCTTTTAAGACGGCGTTTTCAGTGCCGGAAGGTCCAATAACGCTCTTTATTGGAAAACAAACAGAAGCTTAATACGATTTTCATCGACCGTGTACGGCAGGGAAATAAGGTATGAACGCGACCGGTCGTGGCAACTGGAATCAAGGTCTACAGCGGCAAATGGCTGAAATCGAGAAAATTCACTTCCAAGAACATCGTGATAAAAACTGCCCAAGCTGTAAGGAAGAAACCTGCGGTTTTTTCCGGTGGCCTATTATTTTTAAAGGTGCTAATGGGGTGCTTCAACTTTTAGGAAGTGACCATTTCCAAGCCTGCAAAATATCAATACGAATAAAAGATTCTTCAATTCGTTCAGAAGCGCCACCTCTTGATTTTCAAATTCAGGGCCTAAGGAAAAGCCCATTTGCGCGAAGAAAGCGGTTACCGGGATATCCTTCCAGATTATTAAAAACGTTTTGTTACGGACAAGAATGTCAAATGACATAAAGTGGTAAAGATTTAAGCAATAAGAGTTCAATATAATTAGTATCTATTATAATATAATATCTTTTGAGTATGTAAGTAGTGAAAATTCAAAAAAAAATGATTAATAAATATCTTGTGTTTTATTATAAAAATACCTAGATTATAGCTAAATATTTTTTGGAGGAGATCATGCGAAAATACCTGCTCGCGATTGTTCTGGTTTTCGGTTTGTTGTTTTCTTCGATACTAGTAGCCGATGATGATGTCATGCTTTTCCCCTTAATCTACTCTGTCTATGAGTGCGGCACATCACCAGGTATCCTTGATCTCACTTCGTTATTCCAAGGATATATTGACGAAATGGAGGAGTATTCATGGAGTGTAATTGAATTAAATGATTCATCAAATAATGTAAAAAGGACTATGTCAGACTGCGATTTAACTTCTTATGGTAGAGACGACGTCAATCTTGAACCATATGATATCGCCCTAATTGCAGGACATGGACAGTCCTCTGATTTTAGGGGCGAAGGTGACGAATATAGATTTCAAGGGAATAAATTAGCAGGCTCTAATTGTTATGTTTATCCACGAACAACCATGTCTCTGGGTGCAGCAAGTTGTGGTTCTTCTTCCGATATTGATTTTTTTCATTTGCATAGTTGCTATTCAATGGAACTGACAAATCAGTCCTATAGCCATACTTGGCGACCAGCTTTCCATGGAGTACATATGATCAGTGGTTATGATGGTAAAGTAGATTTTAATATGCACCAGGAATATGAGATATTCGCCCATAATGCCCAAAATGATTCAGTTGCTTATAATTGGACAGATATGTGGGAGGATAATGTTTGGTGCGTTCGAGTGGGCGATGATCTTTTTGTTTGTTGGGACCGCTGCCCAGTTATTTATACCTCGGGAACTTGCAATAGTGATTTAACTAGTAGAATTGAAAATGAAACATACGGTAATCGCCAAGGTTTTGGTCACGTTTTGAACCCTACATATTTTAAACGTTTATCGATCGAAGGTTGCGCCGGGTATTAATTTGGAAATTTGTCCGTGACGGTGAAGGCAAACGAAAACATTCAACGATGGGAGTGATAAGCATGAAGAAGGTATCTTTCCTGTTAATTCTCTTCTTTCTGTTGACTATCTCAAGCTTAACAAACGCAGTGGAAAAAATCCCCATTTTTAAGTATAAGGATAGTATTGATGATTCCCAAAGTCTCCTGCTTGAGGATGCCGGTGTTTTCAACCTAGACTATTCCGAAGCGGAATACGATTTACGGAACGGATTTATGGAACTGAATGGCCCAGGGTATGAATTGCGTCTGAATGAAAATTCCGGGCATTTATTTCTACTGAAACAAAATATTGAGCGCAGAGAAGTCGAGGAAAGTGATTTGAGTGTGAATTCGAATTCACTCGAAAGGGAAACACTTTACTTACTTGAAAAGCTTGGAATCAAGAATACGGAAATCGGCGACATTAATACCGTGCGAATTGTCTCTCAATTGGAGGATAAAGAAGGAACCCTGATTGGCGATGAAAAAATTGCCGGTTTTATTGTGTCGGTAAAAAGGCGGATCAATGGCATCCCCGTCTTCCAAGGCGGAGCAAAATTTTCTTACAGTATCGATGGTGTTTTGTGGAGAGCGGATATTCGGTGGCGGCCAATCGAGGATACGCCATTTGGATTTTTTACCAAAGTTACAGACGATGAAATCCAATACACTATCGATGCGATTCTCAATGAGAAAATGAATGGCGGCAAACCTTTCTGGCAAGGGGGTTTTTTCTCCTATACGGAAGGCTCGGATCATGAAAAACGATCGATTATGGATTATAAATACATTTTCCAATATGAAGCGGTGGACGGAAGCGGCATCGAAATGTTGGAAATAGATGCTTTGAAGAACAAACACGAATAAGGAGGCGTTAAAATGAAACCGCCATTGATGATTAGCGATACAGGTTCGAGAATATCATTCCTGTTTTTGGCGGCTCTTCTGCTTATTTTATTCCTGCCGATGAGCTGCTCGGATAATGAAGACGATGACGACAACGATGGAGCGGCGGATGACGATACGCCTTCTCCCGAGGACTGTGTTCCCGCTGATGCGAGTGAGGAAAACCGGGATAACGCCCTGGCGATTCTTGATTATCATCTGGGCACTTACGAGGATCTGGACGGTTTGCAGCGGTTAATCGAATGCGATCCGGATGGTGAATTCGATTGGCCGCAATCTTACAATCCCGATGCCGGAGTCATATACAGCTATCTATTGCCAATCAAAATTACTTTGCTGGATACCGCTGAAGTGATCAGCGCCCGTTTGGACGTCGCATTCAACCCACCCGATGTCGACGATGGCGAAAGCATCAATGCCGGTTGGGTCAGCATTCTTTTCACCTATCAGGAAATTAGTATGGAGTATAGCCGCACGACGGCTTACAACGAATATCCGATTAAATTCCTGATCAACGACAACCTTTATCTTCCGGATCGGTGGAATGAATGGACCAAGGTTGACTAGGTTCTAGGCCTCTTGCCGGGGGAAATATTTCTCTCCCTTACACCTTCCGGAAATCGGCGATGGCGGCAAACAGCCCGACCACGGCGTGCAGCAGGTTGAGGCGGTTCTTTTTGATCGCCTCGTCCTTGTGCATGACCAGCACGTCGTCGAAAAACTGATCGACCTGCGGCCGGATGCCGGCGATGGTGACCAGCGCGGGCAGGATTTCGCCCGCCTTGACGTGCTTTTCGACCTCGCCGCGCACGGCGTGCATGGCCCGGAACAGCTCTTTTTCCGCCGGTTCGGTCATCAGCGCCTCGTCGATTTCGCCCGCGCCGGTGTAATCCTTGACGATGTTGCCGGCCCGTTTGAAGGCCGCCGCGAAGGCGTCGAAATCGGGGCCGGCGGCGAATTCCTCGACGGCCGCGAGGCGTTTGAGGGTTTCGGGGACGTGGTCGAACCGCACGGCCAGCACGGCCTCGGCGATTTCGGCCCTGGCGCCGCGCCCGCGGATGAAGTTGAACAGCCGGTCGCGGAAGAAGGCCAGGATTTCGGCCTCGAGGGTGGCCCGGTCGGCCTTGAATTTGTCCTCGACGCCGTCCAGCGCCTTGCGGACCAGATCGGTCAGCGGGACGTTCCAGCCGCGATCGGCCAGGATGTGCAGCACGCCCAGCGCCTGGCGGCGCAGCGCGTACGGATCGCCCGCCCCGGTCGGTTGCAGGCCGACGCCGAAGCAGGCGACGATCGAATCCAGCTTGTCGCACACCGAAAGCAGCGCGCCCGCCGCGCCGGCCGGCAACTGATCGCCGGCGAAGCGGGGCAGGTAGTGTTCGAAGATGGCGCCGGCGACGGCTTCTTTTTCGCTGGCGAGCCGCGCGTAGTACATGCCCATCACGCCTTGCAGTTCGGGGAACTCGCCGACCAGGCCCGTGAGCAGATCGGCCTTGTAGATGTGCGAGGCGCGCTTGGCCTCGTCGAGGGCCTGCGGGGCGACCTGGGCGCCGAGAAACACCACCAGTTTGCGGACGCGGGCGGTTTTTTCGGCGTAGCTGCCGAGTTTTTTGTGAAACAGCACGCCGTCGAGCTTGCCCGCCAGTTCGTCGAGGCTCTTTTTCTGATCCTGCTCCCAGAAATACCGGGCGTCCTCCAGCCGCGCCAGCAGCACGCGGCGATTGCCGGCGACCACGACCTCGGGATCATCGGCCTCGATATTGGAAATCACGCAGAACGCGGGCAACAGATCGCCCGAGGTATTTTCGAACGAGAAGTATTTCTGGTGTTCGCGCATCGTGGTGACCAGCACCTCGCGCGGCAGATCGAGGTATTTTTCATCGAAGCGGCCCAGGAGCGGCACCGGCCATTCGACGAGGTAGGTCACGTGGGTCAGCAGGTCCTCGTCGACGATCCATTTGCCGCCCAGATCCTTAGCGAATTCCAGTAGTTTGGCGCGAATCACCGCGCGGCGTCGGTCGGGGTCGACCAGCACCTTAGCGGCTTCCAGCCTGGCCAGGTAGTCGGCGAAATCGGCGACGGCGAATTCGGCCGGCGCGTGGAA containing:
- a CDS encoding anaerobic ribonucleoside-triphosphate reductase activating protein, giving the protein MRIAGIQGLSLIDFPGNISAVLFVAGCDFRCPFCQNPGLVKIDPQLPQIEWREVLDFLQNRRKMLDGVTVTGGEPLAFPAIVDFLERLQKETGLPIKIDTNGNHPDILARLIEQSLVQYIAMDVKTAPSRYSEAAGTLVNLHHIEESVETIKSSGIAYEFRTTVVPGLVDDASIDEMGRILQGAKLWAFQQYQNRVVLEETYQERKPYPPDKVRSLALRAQPYAEKVIVRGL
- a CDS encoding ribonucleoside triphosphate reductase, with the translated sequence MIRSIIKRDGRVVPFDRKKIVKAIYKAFEANGSKDLATAERIADETVDLLSLLYKDKRIPSVENVQDLVENRLIHNNLADIAKRYIIYRNEHAQLRDARKMISDAVEVIDSYLEKTDWRINENSNMSFSLQGLNNHISSKISTEYWLKKIYPEEIRGLHQSGDFHIHDLGQISAYCCGWDLRDLLYRGFGGVYGKVESGPPRHLRTALGQVVNFFYTLQGESAGAQAFANFDTYLAPFVRYDQLDYKQVSQCLQEFIFNLNVPTRVGFQTPFTNVTMDLVCPPNLADEAVTFGGELTGDTYGQFQEEMDVLNRAFCEVMMAGDAKGRIFTFPIPTYNIHRNFDWENKNLDILWRMTGRYGIPYFANFVNSDMKPEDARSMCCRLRLDERELRKRLNKRGGGLFGAHPQTGSIGVVTINLPRVGYEANDERSWFGRIDFLMEKAKESLELKRKVLDRFTEQGLYPYTRHYLDAVRVSHGSYWYNHFSTIGLIGMNEALVNFIGKDITTPEGKALATRTLIHMNDNLLAYQDESGNLYNLEATPGEGTTYRLARIDAKKYPDIFHQGKEEPYYTNSTCLPVNYTEDLFEALEHQDDLQVLYSGGTVMHGFVGEKIDNIDAVKKLVRRIAENYRLPYYSLTPTFTICPEHGYIPGEHFECPY
- a CDS encoding glycine--tRNA ligase subunit beta, with amino-acid sequence MSGTQLFFELGTEEIPARFLPETEANLRQALTDRLKALDLAHGALTVFSTPRRLVVCIDELAERQPDRLIEKTGPAKSVAYDHAGNPTKAAIGFATGQGVAVEELQIFPTEKGEYIGVKKTIAGKPAADLLPDLLTEVVFGLPWLKSMRWGDSEIRFVRPIHWIVALFGGKVLPLTLGDVAAGNLTRGHRFHAPAEFAVADFADYLARLEAAKVLVDPDRRRAVIRAKLLEFAKDLGGKWIVDEDLLTHVTYLVEWPVPLLGRFDEKYLDLPREVLVTTMREHQKYFSFENTSGDLLPAFCVISNIEADDPEVVVAGNRRVLLARLEDARYFWEQDQKKSLDELAGKLDGVLFHKKLGSYAEKTARVRKLVVFLGAQVAPQALDEAKRASHIYKADLLTGLVGEFPELQGVMGMYYARLASEKEAVAGAIFEHYLPRFAGDQLPAGAAGALLSVCDKLDSIVACFGVGLQPTGAGDPYALRRQALGVLHILADRGWNVPLTDLVRKALDGVEDKFKADRATLEAEILAFFRDRLFNFIRGRGARAEIAEAVLAVRFDHVPETLKRLAAVEEFAAGPDFDAFAAAFKRAGNIVKDYTGAGEIDEALMTEPAEKELFRAMHAVRGEVEKHVKAGEILPALVTIAGIRPQVDQFFDDVLVMHKDEAIKKNRLNLLHAVVGLFAAIADFRKV